One region of Salinirubrum litoreum genomic DNA includes:
- a CDS encoding ATP-grasp domain-containing protein, protein MIDATDSDTTVLVAAADEPYAPTVCQALRASEHTDVRLVGTAESSGGVYADLDTFTPTVPADHEDLVSELVEVAHEESVDAVFPLGRPARRAVARARPIFEDLRITPVVAPLDGVLTAADAQQCLDALTTRQLAPVPDFAQVTDADELLGGARALGYPERSVVVRLSGGRRIALDPDGLDRTAVDDLPDVTIDDLPDEPLRLQTVAAVLRATTDTRRMQVTEALPGPRHAVDAVVRDGDLLAAVPQTVSQTSEGNVVRHTEPDEALLETTAAIADELDLEYNVVARFGTGPDGTRRLVGVVPGLDASVRLSLEAGVNTPGVALAAASGRGPTAPDPMTSVTLRVDETNHSPSVATQR, encoded by the coding sequence ATGATAGACGCGACCGACTCCGACACGACGGTCCTCGTGGCCGCTGCCGACGAGCCGTACGCCCCGACCGTCTGCCAGGCGCTCCGGGCGAGCGAGCACACCGACGTCCGACTCGTCGGAACCGCCGAGTCGTCGGGCGGCGTCTACGCCGACCTCGACACGTTCACCCCGACGGTACCGGCGGACCACGAGGACCTCGTCTCCGAACTGGTCGAGGTCGCCCACGAGGAATCGGTCGACGCTGTCTTCCCCCTCGGTCGTCCCGCTCGCCGGGCCGTCGCGCGAGCGAGACCGATCTTCGAGGACCTCCGGATAACGCCGGTTGTCGCCCCGCTCGACGGGGTGCTGACGGCGGCCGACGCCCAGCAGTGTCTCGACGCGCTCACGACCCGACAGCTAGCTCCAGTCCCCGACTTCGCACAGGTAACCGACGCGGACGAACTGCTCGGCGGAGCGCGCGCACTCGGCTACCCCGAGCGGAGCGTCGTCGTCCGCCTCTCCGGCGGCCGACGGATCGCTCTCGACCCCGACGGCCTCGACAGGACGGCCGTCGACGACCTGCCGGACGTCACCATCGACGACCTGCCGGACGAGCCGCTGCGACTCCAGACCGTCGCGGCCGTTCTCAGGGCCACCACCGACACGCGGAGGATGCAGGTGACCGAGGCACTCCCCGGGCCACGCCACGCCGTCGACGCGGTCGTCCGCGACGGTGATCTCCTCGCAGCCGTTCCCCAGACCGTCTCCCAGACGTCCGAGGGGAACGTCGTCCGTCACACCGAACCCGACGAGGCGTTGCTCGAGACGACCGCGGCTATCGCCGACGAACTAGACCTCGAGTACAACGTCGTCGCTCGCTTCGGGACGGGTCCGGACGGCACCCGGCGACTGGTCGGGGTCGTCCCGGGACTGGACGCCAGTGTCAGACTCTCGCTGGAGGCCGGGGTGAACACGCCCGGCGTCGCGCTCGCGGCAGCCTCGGGGCGCGGGCCGACCGCCCCCGACCCGATGACGTCCGTCACGTTGCGAGTCGACGAGACCAACCACTCGCCGTCGGTGGCGACACAGCGCTGA